In the Armatimonadota bacterium genome, CCGTCCCGCTGCCCGCGGGCGCGCTGGCCGCCGGCGGCGCCGCCGCCCTGCAGCAGCGGTTCGCAGACGCGTATCGCGCGCTGTACGGCCACGTGCTGGACGGCTACCGCGTCCAGGCCCTGAACTGGCGGGTGCTGGTCACGGGGCAGCGGCCCGAGGCCGCGCTGCTGGCGGCGTGGACGCCGACCGGGGGCCCACCGCAGAAGGGGGTGCGGCGGGCGTACTTCCCCGAGCGCGGCGGCTTCGTGGAGGTGCCCGTGTTCGAGCGCGCCCGCCTGCCCGTGGGCGCGGTCGTGGTCGGGCCGGCCATCGTCGAGGAACGCGAGGCCACCACGGTCGTCGGGCCGGAGGACCGGCTTACCGTCGACCGCCACGGCAACCTCATCATCGCCATCGGCGCTGCGTCGTGAGCACTCCGCCCGTTGTGTCCCAGCCCGGTACCCGGCCGGTGGGTGCGCCCATCCTCACCATCGGAGCCCCAGCATGAGCGTCGTCTTCGATCCCGTCACCCTGGAAGTGATGTGGAGCCGTCTGATCACCATCGCCGAGGAGTGCTGGGTCACCATCTGGCGGACCGCCTTCTCGACCATCATCGGCGAGGCGCAGGACGTGGGGTGCGAGCTGTTCGACGCCGAGGCGCGTTCCATCGCCCACGCGCCGCGCTCGATGCCCGTCTTCAACCTGACCCTGCCCCTGGCGGTGCAAGCGATGCTGCGCCACGTCCCCCCGCACGACCTGCGCGAGGGCGACGTGCTCATCACCAACGACCCGTGGATCTGCGCCGGGCACCTGTTCGACCTGGCCGTGGTCATGCCGGTCTTCCACCGCGGCGCGCTGGTCGGCCTGGTGGGCACCATCGCCCACTGCTCCGACATCGGCGGTACCCGGGACCCGGAGCGCGTCCGCGAGATCTACGAGGAGGGGCTGCAGATCCCGCCGCTGCGGCTGTACGACGCGGGGCGCCTGAATCAGGACCTGGTCGCCGTCATCCGCGCCAACGTGCGGCGTCCGGAGATGGTGCTGGGCGACGTCCAGGCGCAGGTTTCGGCGTGCCACGTGGGCGCCGAGCGGCTGCGGGCGTTCCTGGACGAGTACGGGCTCGACCGGCTGACCCCGCTCGCCCACGAGGTGCAATCGCGCGCCGAGGCGGCCATGCGGGCGGCGATCCGCGCCGTGCCCGACGGCGTCTACCGCAGCGAGGTGACCATCGACGGCGTCGAGGGCCCGCTGCGGCTTCCCTGCGCCGTGGTGGTGGCGGGCGACGAGATCACCGTAGACTGGAGCGGTGCGCCCCCCCAGTCGCCGCGCGGCGGCGTGAACTGCACCTACACCTACACCGCCGCGCACACCGTCTACGCCCTGAAGTCCATCCTGACCCCGACCATCCCGTCCAACGCCGGCTGCTACCGCCCGCTGCACGTGCGGGCGCCGGAGGGCAGCATCCTCAACTGCCGGCGGCCGGCGGCGGTCAACCAGCGCACCATGACCGGGTGGTTCTGCGGCCCCGCCATCTTCCGGGCCCTGGCGCCGGTGCTGCCGGACGCGGTGCAGGCGTTCACCGGCCTGCCGTCGTATGCGGGCGCCTACGGCCGCGATGCCGCCGGCCGCACCTTCAACGACCACCTCCTGCTGGGCGGCGGCCAGGGCGCCAGCGCCCACGGCGACGGCAAGGCGGCCCTGCTCTACCCCACCTCGGCCGGGAACGTCTCGGTGGAGATGTTCGAGCAGCGCACCCCGCTCCTGGTCGAGGCCAAGGAGCTGATCCCCGACTCCGGCGGACCCGGCGCTCACCGCGGCGGGCTGGGGCAGCGGCTACGGCTGCGCAAGCTCTACGACGACGGCCTGCCGGTCTGGGTGGACGCCCACCCGATCGGCGCACGCGTGAGCCAGCCCGGACTGCACGGGGGCCTGGCCGGCCGGCGCGCGCGGTTTCGCATCATCGAGGCGGGACGCGTTGTGGCCGAGCCCGAGTGGAGCGAGCTGGTGGAGCTGCGCTCGCCAGCGCAGGAGATCGTCCTCGAGACGGCCGGCGGCAGCGGCTACGGCGACCCGGCGCGACGACGCCCCGAGGACCTGGCGCACGACCTCCAGGAAGGCTACGTCACCGAGGCGGGGGCGGCGGCGTACGCGCCGCCCCCGCCCGACGCCCACGCCGCGGCTGGCTGATGCCGGGATGCGGCTTACGCCGACGCTTCCCGCCGGCGGAACATGAACGCCGAGTAGTCGAGGTTCTGCGCGGCCACCCCGAGCTGGCGCAGCATGGCCATGGCCTGGGCCCGGTGATGCACTTCGTGCAGCAGCATCTGGGTCACCAGGTCGGCCTTGGTGGCCGTGATCCACACGACGGGCTGGCCGGGCCGCGCGAACTGGTACGTGACCTCCGTCGCCCAGTCGGTGATGCCCGCCAGCAGCGCCCGCGTGCGCGGGGCCATCTCGGTCCAGAAGCGTTCCAGGTCGGCGAAGGCGGGCAGCCGGTCCTCCCGCACCGGCCACTGGTCCGGTGGCGGCAACGGTTCCCCGCGCAGGCGATGGCCGTAGGCCCATTCGCCCCGGGCCATCTCCACCAGCGTGGCGCGCAGGCTCTTCATCCCGAAGGGGAACTCCCGGGTGTACTGCTCCTGGCCCAACGGCCGCACCCAGTCGAAGAGCCGCGCCCGCGCCTGGGTGAGGTAGTCGTAGATGCGAACCGGATCCATCGTGCCCTCCTTCTCGTGTGGCGGTGTCGACGTGCGAAGCGTCATGGCAGCAGATAGTCCTCCACGGTGAACCGGCGTCGCAGGAGCGGAGTGATCATCCCACCCCTTTCATCGGCCCAGTCGTCCCCTGATGTGCAGTATAGCCCTTCTACCGCACTCCCCGCAGCCGCGCGTCCAGCACGTCGCGGAGGCCGTCCCCCAGGAAGTTGAAGCCCATCACCGCGGTGAAGATCGCCAGGCCGGGGAACGTCCCCACCCACCACTCGAAGAACTTCTGCCGGCCGGCGGCCACCATGGCGCCCCACTCGGGCGCTGGCGGCGTGGCGCCCAGCCCCACGAAGGACAGGGCAGCGGCGATGATCATGACGTTGCCGACGTCCAGGCTGGCCTTCACGAGCGCCAGGGGGAAGATGTTGGGAGCGATGTGCCGGCCGAGGATTCGGGCGTCGGACGCCCCCAACGCGCGCGCGGCCGCCACGTACTCCATCTCGCGGAGACTCAAGACCTGTCCGCGCACGATGCGGGCATACTCGGGCCACAGCACCAGCACCATGGCCAGCAGCGCGTTGCGCAGCCCGGGCCCCAGCGCGGCGGTGATGGCCATGGCCAGGATGAGCGAGGGGAAGGCCAGGACGGCGTCGCTCGTCCGCATCAGGGCGTCGTCGACGACCCCCCCAGCGTAGCCGCTCACCGCACCCAGCACGGTACCCAGCAGGGCGGTGAGCGCCACCACGCCGAGCGCCGTGGGGATGGACAGGCGCGCGCCGAAGAGCACGCGGCTCAGCACGTCACGGCCCAGCTCGTCCGTGCCCAGCGGGTAGCGCGCCGACGGCGGCGACAGGCGGTCGGCCAGGTGCTGCTCTGTGGGCGAGTGGGGCGCCAGCCAGGGGGCGCACACCGCCACCAGCGCCCACAGCCCGACCACCGCCAGGCCCAGCATCGCCGCGCGGCTGCGCCGGAGCTCACGCCACACGTCCACGCCACCCCGCAGACTCCGGCCGCGCGCGCGGCCGGGACCATCGCGCTCCTGCGGGTCTCTCACGCCCCATGGCCCCACCCCGAGGACCGCCGCACCGCGCCGCGCGCGCCCTGGCCGTCCGCGTCGGGCCCTCGTGCGGCCGGCGCATCTAGCCGAGCCGGATCCGCGGGTCCAGCAGCCCGTAGGCGAGGTCGACCAGGAAGCTCACGCTCACGTAGACCACGGCCACGAAGAGCGTCACGCCCATGATCGCCGGGAAGTCCAGTTTGCTGGCCGCGTCCACCGCGTAGCGGCCGATCCCTGGCCAGGCGAAGATCGTCTCGGTCATCACCGCGCCGGCCATCAGGTTGCCGAAGGCCAGCCCGACCACGGTGACCGTGGGGATCAGCGCGTTGCGCAGCGCGTGGCGCCCGATCACCGCGCGCTCCGGCAGCCCCTTGGCGCGGGCCGTGCGGACGTAGTCCTGGGCGAGCACCTCGAGCACGCTGGACCGGGTGATGCGCGTGATCGTCCCCATGACGTAGGCGCCCAACACCAGCGCGGGCAGCGCCAGGTGGTGCAGTGCATCGGCCAGGGCGTCCCACCGCCCGCGCACCAGGCTATCGACGACCAGCAGCCCGGTGAGCGGCTCCGGCGGGACGAGCTGCGGGTCCAGCCGGCCGGGCCCGGGCGCCAGCCGCAGCCGGTAGTAGAAGACGGCCAGCGCCAGGAGGCCCAGCCAGAAGACCGGCATCGAGACGCCCACCAGCGACCCCACGCGCGCCACGTGGTCGGCCGCACGGTCGCGGTGCACCGCGGCCAGCACGCCCAGCGGCAGCCCGACCACCACCGCGACCACGATGGCGGCCACCGCCAGCTCGACGGTGGCGGGGACGAACGCCTTGAGATCGTCGAGCACCGGCTGCTGGGTCGCGATGGACGTCCCCAGGTCGCCTTGCAGCAGGTTGCCCACGTAGGTGAGGTACCGGAGGTGCGGCGGTTGGTCCAGACCCCAGCGGGCGCGGTAGGCGCGCACGATCTCGGGGTTGGCCATCGCCCGCTCCGACAGCACCATGGCCAGCGGGTCGGCCGGGATCAGGTACGTGAGGACGAAGCCCAGCAGCGTGACCAGGAACAGGACGGGCACCGTGACGAGCACCCGGCGCACCACGAACCGCCAGAAGCTGCTCACCCGGCGCCACCCTGCCCCGCGCGTGTTGCGCCGCTACCGCACGTCTGTGCCCGCGCGGCTGTCTGCCACGGCCATCCGGTCCGCAGCACGTCCTCCCGCTGCGCCGCCGGCCCCGGAGACCGCGGCCGGGGCCGCGAGAGACGCGCCCCCGCTGGCCCGCGGGTGGCTGGGACTGCTCAGCCCGGGCCGTCGACCGCGGCGCACGTCCGCCTACCGGATGAAGTAGTAGTCCAGGAAGTAGACCGGGTTGTACACGACACCCTGCACCCCCGGCGCCACGGCCAGGTTGACCTTGGGCTGGATCAACCCGACGAACGCCGCGTCGTTGATCAGGATGCGCTGCAGTTCCAGGTACAGCTGCGCCCGCCGCGCGGGATCGGTGATGCGCCCGGCCTCGGTCGCCAGCTGCGCTGCCCGCGGATTGTCGTAGTAGACGCGCCGGGCCGCGGCCGCGCCCTTCACGGCGAACGGCACCGCCCACCCGTGGGGATCGGCGAAATCCGGCGTCCAGTCGGCGATGGTGATGGCGAGCTTGCCGCCGCGGTAGTCCGCACGCCACTGCACCGTCTCGCGCGGCTCGAGCTGCAGCTGCACGCCGATCTGCGCCAGGTCGGCCTGGAGCTTGGTGACCAGCGTCTCAGCGGCAAGGCCACCCACCAGCACGGTGGTGGGGTAGACCATCTTCACCGGGAAGCCGTTGGGGTAGCCGGCCTCGGCCATCAGGGCCTTCGCCCGCGCCAGGTCGCGTTTGGGCGCGAGGCCAGGGTCGGTCCCGAGCAGGCCCACGGGGATGATCGACGGGATCTGGATGGCGGCACCGCGCATCAGGCCCTTGACGATGCCGTCGTAGTCGATGGCGGCCGCGATGGCCTGCCGCACGCGGCGGTCGGCCAGCGCCGACGAGATCTGCAGGTTGGTGGTCATCGCCAGGTAGGTCATGTCCAGGGTGTTCCCCTCGACCACCTGTCCGCGGCCGGACCGGCGGAAGCGGGCGATGAGGTCGGCGTCCAGGCTCTGGGCGATGTGCACGTCGCCCCGCTCCACCTGCTCCAGCTGCGTGGCCGGGTCGGGGATGTCGCGGACGACGATGCGTGCCACGGGCGACGGGGCGCGCCAGTAGTTGGGGTTGCGCTCCAGCACCACCTCGACGCCGCGCTTCCACCCACGCAGGATGAACGGCCCCGTGCCGGCCGAGTTCTGGTCGAGCCAGTCGGTGGCCCGGTCGGCCTTGTCGGCGCCGGGCGCGTCGGTGCCGCCGCGGGCCCGCACCGCCTTGCTGTCGACCACCGCGAAGTTGGGAGAGACCAGCATCGCCAGGAAGGCCGCGTTGGGCTCCTTGAGCGTGATGCGCACCGTCTGGGGATCGACTGCCGTGATGGCCGCCACGTGGTCGCTGAACAGCCACGCCGGGTTGTCCTTGAGGTTCCCCAGCCGCGTGAAGGAGAAGACGACGTCCTGGGCCGTCATGACGTTGCCGGTGTGGAACCGCACGCCCCGACGCAGCCGGAAGGTGTAGACCTTCCCGTCGGGCGAGACGGTGTACGACTCGGCCAGCAGCGGCTCCAGCTTCGTCAGGCTGCGTCCCTGCTCGCCCAGGGTCACCAGCGTCTCGTACGCCGCGCGGATGATCTGGGGCGGCGCGATCTCGTACTGGCGATGCGGGTCGAGCGTGCGGATGTCCATCTTGGCGCGGGCCACGACGAGCGCGCGCCCGCCGGGCGCCGCCTGCACGGCGGCCCCACCCGCTGCCAGCACGCCTGCGAGCACGACGACCAGCACACGTCCTGCGACTCTGTTCACCGTGCACCCTCCTCCTGCGGTTCTGGTTCCACGACGACCTTGATCGCCCCGCGGCGACGGACCAGCTCCAGGGCGCGGGAGATCTCGGACAGGGGAAACGTGTGGCTCACCAGCGGTCGGATCTGTCCGGACGCCAGGAGCGCCAGTGCCTGCTCGTACTCGTCCCACGTATAGCACAGGCGGCCGACGAGCCGCAATTCTCGGCGGACCACGATCCCCAGGTCCACCGGCACGGGCTCGTGGAAGACCCCCAGGACGACGATGCGGGCACCCTTCGCCGCGCTGGCCAGGACCTGCGGCACGACCGGCGGCGCGCCGGTGGCCTCGACCACCACCGAGGCCCCGCCGCCCGTGAGGTCGCGCACCGCGGCGACAGGATCCTGGGCGCGCAGGTCAACCACCGCCGCCCCGAGGTCCTGCGCCAGCCGCAGCGCGTCGTCACGGCGCCCGACCGCCACCACCCGCCGCGCCCCCGCCCGCCGGGCCAGCTGGACGGCGTACAGCCCGATCACGCCCACCCCGAACACCGCCACGGCGTCGGCGGGCGTGACCTGCACGGCCGCCAGGCCGTGGAGCGTGGACGCCAGCGGATCGGCGGCGGTCGCGTCCGCGAACGACAGGCGCTCGGGCAGCCGGTGCAGGTTGGCCGCGGGCGCCACCATGTAGTCGGCGAAGCCGCCGTTGGCGTCGATGCCAAGCTCCACCAGCGCGTCGCAGAGCTCCGGCTGCGCGGCCGCGCACGCCGCGCAGCGCCCGCACGCCACGACCATGCCCACGGCCACCCGCTCCCCCGGCGCCCACCCGTCCACGCCGGGGCCGAGGCGGTCGACTTCGCCGGCCACCTCGTGTCCGGGAATCAGCGGCAGGGGCACGCGCCGGCGGCCGTCGACGATGGGGAGGTCCGAGCCACAGATGCCCGCCGCACGCACCCGCACGCGCACCCAGCCCGGCGGCGGCAGGGGAGCGGGGACCGTGCGGAGCGCGATCCCCGGGCCCTCGCGCTCCTTGACCGCGGCCAGCATCAGACCGGGGTGGGCGCGCTGACCTGCCGCAGGACGCCCAGGAGCGCGTCGACCGCTTCCTGGGCCTGTTCCCGGGTGAGCACCAGCGGCGGCGAGATGCGCAGCGTCGCCTCGCCGCACTTGGTGAGGACCACCCCGGCACGCGGTGCGGCCGCCAGGGCCGCCCGCGTGCGGGCCGCATCGGGCCGACCGGTGGCGGGGTCGACCACGTCGGCCCCGATCATCAGCCCCAGGCCGCGGACGTCGCCGAGCGCCGGCACGTCGGCCCGCGCCGCACGCAGCGCGTCCACGATGAACGCGCCCACGACCCGCGCCCGCTCCAGCAGCCCCTCGGCCTCGATCACGTCGATGGTGGCCAGGCCCGCGCGACACGCGACGGGGTTGCCGCCAAAGGTCGAGCCGTGAGCCCCGGGTGCCCAGGCATCGGCCAGGTCGCGCCGGGCGAGCACGGCGCCCAGCGGCAACCCGCCGCCCACGGCCTTCCCCAGCACCAGGATGTCGGGGACGAGCCCCCAGTGCTCGACCGCGAACCACCGCCCGGTGCGGCCCAGGCCGGTCTGCACCTCGTCGGCGATGACGAGGAAGCCGTGACGCCGGGCCAGGGCCCAGACGCCCTCCAGGAACCCTGGCGGGGGCAGCAGGTAGCCGCCCTCACCCATGATGGGCTCGATGACGATGCCGGCCACGTCGTCAGGCGGGACGACCGTGCGCAGCGCGTCCTCCAGCAGCGCCAGCGCTGCGGCGCCCCGCGCTTCGGGCGTCGTACCCAGGGGCAGGTGCGGCGCGGGGTACACGGCGTGGTAGACGCCCGGCAGCAGCGCCGCCAGGCGTCGTCGGTACGCGGCCACGCTCGCCGTCAGGCCGAGCGCGCCCATGGGGCGGCCGTGGAACGCGTGGTGGAACGCGATGAGCAGCGGCCGGCCCGTCGCGTACCGGGCCAGCTTGGCCGCGGCCTCCATCGCCTCGCTCCCGCTGTTGAGCAGCAGCCCGCGGCCCTCGCGGAGCGCCCCCGGCGCCAGCGCCCGGAGACGCTCCAGCAGGTCGACGTAGGGCGCCATCACGCCGATGTGGGCCGCGGCGTGCAGCAGCGTGCGCGCCTGCTCGGTGACCGCCGCCACGACCCGCGGGTGGCAGTGGCCCACCGCCATGGTGGCGATGCCGGCGGCCAGGTCCAGGTAGCGGCGGCCGTCGGCGTCGTACAGGTAGACCCCCTCGCCGCGGACGAACGTCAGGTCCGTGTACCGGTAGAGCACGGGCGCCACCGCGTCCGCGTAGCGTCGCAGCAGGTCGGTGGCCTCGCTCATGCCTTCGCGAACACCGCCACGATGTTCTGCCCGCCAAACCCGAACCCGTTGGCGATGGCCGCGCGCACCCGGGCGAGGCGCGCGCGGTGCGGCACGCAGTCCAGATCGCACTCGGGGTCCTGTCGGTCCAGGTTGATCGTGGGCGGGATGAGGTCTTCCTGCACCGCCTTCACCGCTGTCAGGGCCGCCAGCGCCCCGGCCGCGCCCATCAGGTGGCCCACCATGGACTTGGGCGCGCTGACGGCCAGGTGGTCGGCATGGGCACCGAACACCTTGCGGATGGCGCGACATTCGGCCACGTCACCCACCGGCGTGGCGGTGGCATGCGCGCAGACGTAGTCGACGTCGGCGGGCGCCAGCCCGGCGTGTTCGAGGGCCCGGCGCATGGCGCGCGCCGCGCCGTGCCCCTCGGGGTCGGGCGCGGTGATGTGGTAGGCGTCGGCGGTCATGGCACCGCCCAGCACGGCGGCGTAGATGCGGGCGCCGCGTGCCAGGGCGTGGTCGCGGCGCTCGAGCACCAGCGCCACGGCGCCTTCCCCGAAGACGAACCCGTCGCGGTCCACGTCGAAGGGACGGCTGGCGCGTTCGGGCTCGTCGTTGCGCCGCGACAGCGCCCGCATGTTGGCCATGGCCGCGATCGACAGCGGCGTGAGCGCCGACTCGCTGCCGCCGGCAATGATGACGTCGGCGTCGCCGTCGCGGATCAAGCGCAGCCCGTCGAGGATGGCCTGCACGCCCGACGCGCAGGCGGCGGTGGCGGTGACCGCCGGGCCGCGCAGGCCCAGCTGGATCGACACCTGACAGGCACCGATGTTGGGCATCATCATGGGGACGAAGAAGGGGCTGACCCGGCGCGGCCCCTTCTCCAGCAGGACCAGCCGCTCGCGCTCGACCAGGGGCATGCCGCCGCCCCCGGTGTTCATCACGACGCCGATGCGGTCGGCGGCGTCGCCGTCGGGCGTGATGCCGGCGTCGGCCAGCGCCTGCACCGAGGCCGCCACGGCGAACTGCGTGAACCGCTCGAGCCGCCCCACCATCTTGGGGTCGACGTAGGGCGCGGGGTCGAAGCCCTTCACCTCGGCGGCGATCTGGACCGGCAGATCCGAGGGATCGAACAGCGTAATCCGGGCCACGCCGGACCGCCCCTCGACCAGCCCCTGCCAGGTCGCTCCTGCAGACAGGCCGAGCGGCGTCACCGCCCCCAGGCCGGTCACCACGACGTCAGGCGCACCCACGGCAGTCCTATGGTAGCAAATTCCGCCGCGATCGTCGCAGGCCGGGGACCGGCGCGCGGCTCAGCCGGACGGTCGCTCCGCCTCTCCGGGGGCCGGCGCGTGCGCCCGCACCACGTCGGTGATGGCGGCCACCAGGTGCGCTTCGGGCACGGCGCCCACCACTTCGCCCACGTCGTTGATCACGGTCTTGGGCACCGCGTACACGTTGTACCGCTGGGCCAGGTCGGGGAACTCGCTGGCCTCGACGATGTCCGCGCGGACCCGCGGGGACGCGATCGCGAGATCGGCGGCCAGCCTGGCCGCCCGGGGACAGTGGGGTCAGGTGGGCGTGACGAAGACCTGCAGGTGGACGTCGACGGGCAGGCGCTCCAGCGCCGCGCGGGTCTCGTCGGAGATGGGCGCGCGCCCTTTGGAGACGTCCAGCACCAGGTCCAGCAGGGTCACGAACTCGTAGCCGGCCGGCGCACCGTAGAAGCGGACGCCGTAGTCCTCGGCGCCGATGACCAGCGTGGCCGGCGCCCGCGCCACGCCGTACTGGCGCGCCAGGTCGGGCTCGCCCGCCAGGCTGTGCTCCTCCAGGTGCACGCGGTCCGAGAGCCGGGCGAACTCCTGCAGGATCCGCCGCGTGTACTCGGCCATCTCCCAGTCCGCCCCGGGCACCGCCAGACCGCCCAGACTCGGGGCGAAGAAGACCAACCGCACGTCGTGCACCAGCTCGTCGGCCAGCCGCTTGCGGACGAACGCTGCATCCTGATCGGTGAGCAACGGCATCGTGTCCTCCGATCTCCCTCCCGCGCCAACGAGAGGCGAGGCGGGCGTATTCCGCGAATGCTCCGGTGTGACCGCCACGCCCGTGCTGGACGACAAAGGCCCGAGGGGACGGGCCCGCAGCTTCGAGCCGTGACCGCCGCGCCCGTGCTGGACGACGACGCCAGGGTCCTGGCCCACCTGCGGGGGTACCCTGAGGACCTGCGGCACTTCAGCAACCTCGTCAAACAGGCCCACCCGCGGGGCATCTCGGCGCTGCGCCTCGTGCTGAGCCGTCCGCAGGCGTCCGACTCGTTCGTCGCTGCCGTGTGCCGCGCGGTCGCCGAGGGCATCCCGGTCGTGAGCGCCGTGGAGGCGGCAGAGCGCTTCGGCCTGCCCCCGCGGCGCTTCCTCGACGAGGTGGCCGCGCGCCCGGACTTCCCCACGCCGTTGTTCGCCTCGGGGGACCGACGCCTGTGGCGGGCCGACGACGTCGAGCGCTACCGGGCAGCCTGGCCAGCAGGGTGATCCGATGGCCGCATTTGCCCTGTGGGTGACGTGCGTCGCGTGCCGCCGGCCTTTCGACAGCGGGCTGCGGATGGATCGCGCCTCGTTCGCCCGCGGCACGCTGGCCGCCAACTACCACACCTGCCCGCACTGCGGGGTGCGCGCGACGTACCGGAAGGCCGACTACACGCTGCACCCGGCGCCACCCCGCAGGGATGCGGGCGCGCGCGGCGGGCGTCTGGCGCGCGACTGACGGGACGCGGCGGCCGGGCTGGCCCGCGTCAGCCTCAGAGGCTCCGGGCCCAGCGCGGGGCGCACAGACCGCCGGGGCCACCGCCGCGGCGGGCCGCCGTGTCAGCGCCGCGCGGCGTGCGCCGGAGGACCGGCCCGCAGGTAGCGCGCGGGGAGCGGCCGACCGAGCACCCCCTCGATGTAGCGTGACGCCGCCCGCACCGCCTCGAGATCCACGCCGGTTGCGATCCCCAGGCCGTGCAGCATGTAGAGCAAGTCCTCGGTGGCGACGTTGCCCAGGGCGCCGGGCGCGAAGGGACATCCGCCCAGGCCGCCCGCCGACGCGTCCACGGTGGCGATGCCGGCGTCCAGCGCTGCCAGGACGTTGGCCAGGGCGGTCCCGCGGGTGTCGTGGAAGTGCACGGCCAGCCGTTCGGCGGGCAGATCGCGCAGCACGGCCTCCAGCAGCCGCGCCACCTCGCCGGGCGTGGCCGCGCCGATGGTGTCGCCGAGCCCCACGTCGGTGCAGCCCATCTCGGCCAGGGCCAGGGCAACGCGCCCGGCCGCCTCCGGGGCGACGGGCCCCGCGTAGGGACACCACCACGCCGTGGACACGTACCCGCGGACGTGCATCCCTGCAGCGGTGGCCTCACGGACCACGTCCCGGAAGACCTGCAGGGACGCCTCGATCGTCATGCCGATGTTGGCCTGCGCGAACGCCTCGGAGGCCGCGGTGAAGACGGCGATGGCGCGTGCCCCGGCTGCCACCGC is a window encoding:
- a CDS encoding hydantoinase B/oxoprolinase family protein — encoded protein: MSVVFDPVTLEVMWSRLITIAEECWVTIWRTAFSTIIGEAQDVGCELFDAEARSIAHAPRSMPVFNLTLPLAVQAMLRHVPPHDLREGDVLITNDPWICAGHLFDLAVVMPVFHRGALVGLVGTIAHCSDIGGTRDPERVREIYEEGLQIPPLRLYDAGRLNQDLVAVIRANVRRPEMVLGDVQAQVSACHVGAERLRAFLDEYGLDRLTPLAHEVQSRAEAAMRAAIRAVPDGVYRSEVTIDGVEGPLRLPCAVVVAGDEITVDWSGAPPQSPRGGVNCTYTYTAAHTVYALKSILTPTIPSNAGCYRPLHVRAPEGSILNCRRPAAVNQRTMTGWFCGPAIFRALAPVLPDAVQAFTGLPSYAGAYGRDAAGRTFNDHLLLGGGQGASAHGDGKAALLYPTSAGNVSVEMFEQRTPLLVEAKELIPDSGGPGAHRGGLGQRLRLRKLYDDGLPVWVDAHPIGARVSQPGLHGGLAGRRARFRIIEAGRVVAEPEWSELVELRSPAQEIVLETAGGSGYGDPARRRPEDLAHDLQEGYVTEAGAAAYAPPPPDAHAAAG
- a CDS encoding DinB family protein, with the translated sequence MDPVRIYDYLTQARARLFDWVRPLGQEQYTREFPFGMKSLRATLVEMARGEWAYGHRLRGEPLPPPDQWPVREDRLPAFADLERFWTEMAPRTRALLAGITDWATEVTYQFARPGQPVVWITATKADLVTQMLLHEVHHRAQAMAMLRQLGVAAQNLDYSAFMFRRREASA
- a CDS encoding ABC transporter permease, whose amino-acid sequence is MDVWRELRRSRAAMLGLAVVGLWALVAVCAPWLAPHSPTEQHLADRLSPPSARYPLGTDELGRDVLSRVLFGARLSIPTALGVVALTALLGTVLGAVSGYAGGVVDDALMRTSDAVLAFPSLILAMAITAALGPGLRNALLAMVLVLWPEYARIVRGQVLSLREMEYVAAARALGASDARILGRHIAPNIFPLALVKASLDVGNVMIIAAALSFVGLGATPPAPEWGAMVAAGRQKFFEWWVGTFPGLAIFTAVMGFNFLGDGLRDVLDARLRGVR
- a CDS encoding ABC transporter permease, with translation MSSFWRFVVRRVLVTVPVLFLVTLLGFVLTYLIPADPLAMVLSERAMANPEIVRAYRARWGLDQPPHLRYLTYVGNLLQGDLGTSIATQQPVLDDLKAFVPATVELAVAAIVVAVVVGLPLGVLAAVHRDRAADHVARVGSLVGVSMPVFWLGLLALAVFYYRLRLAPGPGRLDPQLVPPEPLTGLLVVDSLVRGRWDALADALHHLALPALVLGAYVMGTITRITRSSVLEVLAQDYVRTARAKGLPERAVIGRHALRNALIPTVTVVGLAFGNLMAGAVMTETIFAWPGIGRYAVDAASKLDFPAIMGVTLFVAVVYVSVSFLVDLAYGLLDPRIRLG
- a CDS encoding ABC transporter substrate-binding protein — protein: MNRVAGRVLVVVLAGVLAAGGAAVQAAPGGRALVVARAKMDIRTLDPHRQYEIAPPQIIRAAYETLVTLGEQGRSLTKLEPLLAESYTVSPDGKVYTFRLRRGVRFHTGNVMTAQDVVFSFTRLGNLKDNPAWLFSDHVAAITAVDPQTVRITLKEPNAAFLAMLVSPNFAVVDSKAVRARGGTDAPGADKADRATDWLDQNSAGTGPFILRGWKRGVEVVLERNPNYWRAPSPVARIVVRDIPDPATQLEQVERGDVHIAQSLDADLIARFRRSGRGQVVEGNTLDMTYLAMTTNLQISSALADRRVRQAIAAAIDYDGIVKGLMRGAAIQIPSIIPVGLLGTDPGLAPKRDLARAKALMAEAGYPNGFPVKMVYPTTVLVGGLAAETLVTKLQADLAQIGVQLQLEPRETVQWRADYRGGKLAITIADWTPDFADPHGWAVPFAVKGAAAARRVYYDNPRAAQLATEAGRITDPARRAQLYLELQRILINDAAFVGLIQPKVNLAVAPGVQGVVYNPVYFLDYYFIR
- a CDS encoding alcohol dehydrogenase catalytic domain-containing protein; its protein translation is MLAAVKEREGPGIALRTVPAPLPPPGWVRVRVRAAGICGSDLPIVDGRRRVPLPLIPGHEVAGEVDRLGPGVDGWAPGERVAVGMVVACGRCAACAAAQPELCDALVELGIDANGGFADYMVAPAANLHRLPERLSFADATAADPLASTLHGLAAVQVTPADAVAVFGVGVIGLYAVQLARRAGARRVVAVGRRDDALRLAQDLGAAVVDLRAQDPVAAVRDLTGGGASVVVEATGAPPVVPQVLASAAKGARIVVLGVFHEPVPVDLGIVVRRELRLVGRLCYTWDEYEQALALLASGQIRPLVSHTFPLSEISRALELVRRRGAIKVVVEPEPQEEGAR
- a CDS encoding aminotransferase class III-fold pyridoxal phosphate-dependent enzyme, which produces MSEATDLLRRYADAVAPVLYRYTDLTFVRGEGVYLYDADGRRYLDLAAGIATMAVGHCHPRVVAAVTEQARTLLHAAAHIGVMAPYVDLLERLRALAPGALREGRGLLLNSGSEAMEAAAKLARYATGRPLLIAFHHAFHGRPMGALGLTASVAAYRRRLAALLPGVYHAVYPAPHLPLGTTPEARGAAALALLEDALRTVVPPDDVAGIVIEPIMGEGGYLLPPPGFLEGVWALARRHGFLVIADEVQTGLGRTGRWFAVEHWGLVPDILVLGKAVGGGLPLGAVLARRDLADAWAPGAHGSTFGGNPVACRAGLATIDVIEAEGLLERARVVGAFIVDALRAARADVPALGDVRGLGLMIGADVVDPATGRPDAARTRAALAAAPRAGVVLTKCGEATLRISPPLVLTREQAQEAVDALLGVLRQVSAPTPV
- the fabF gene encoding beta-ketoacyl-ACP synthase II codes for the protein MGAPDVVVTGLGAVTPLGLSAGATWQGLVEGRSGVARITLFDPSDLPVQIAAEVKGFDPAPYVDPKMVGRLERFTQFAVAASVQALADAGITPDGDAADRIGVVMNTGGGGMPLVERERLVLLEKGPRRVSPFFVPMMMPNIGACQVSIQLGLRGPAVTATAACASGVQAILDGLRLIRDGDADVIIAGGSESALTPLSIAAMANMRALSRRNDEPERASRPFDVDRDGFVFGEGAVALVLERRDHALARGARIYAAVLGGAMTADAYHITAPDPEGHGAARAMRRALEHAGLAPADVDYVCAHATATPVGDVAECRAIRKVFGAHADHLAVSAPKSMVGHLMGAAGALAALTAVKAVQEDLIPPTINLDRQDPECDLDCVPHRARLARVRAAIANGFGFGGQNIVAVFAKA